TTTGAAAAGGTATTTGCGTCAATTATACTATTAAAAAACAGAAACAGCTTGACCCTATTCTGATTCATAATTTCAAAAGAATAATCATACCTTATCAATCATGATATAATAGTAGAAATATAGAGATTCGGGGTGAAACGATGGAACTGGATAAAATTAACAGTAAACTGAAAAATCATTCGCCATTCGTCCTGGGCCATCAGGAATTTTCAAAATTTGCCGTCCTCTTGCCGCTTGTCCTAAAAGATAATGAAATCCATATTCTGTTTGAGGTTCGTTCCCATAAAATGCGGCGACAGCCTGGGGAGATTTGTTTTCCCGGGGGACGGATGGATAAAGAGGATAAAACGGAACAGGATACGGCTGTCAGAGAGACGACAGAAGAATTGGGAATCATCAGGGACCAGATTAAAGATGTATTTCCGCTGGATTATCTGGTTTCCCCGTATGGGATGATTGTTTATCCGTATACGGGTCTGATTACTGAGTCTGAATCTATAAAGCCAAATCCTTCTGAAGTTGATGAGGTGTTTCAGGTTCCGCTGTCTTTTTTTATAGAAAATCCACCAAAGATACATCACATATACTCCAAAATAGAACCGGAAGAAGGTTTCCCATATGAATTGATTCCCGGCGGTGAAAATTATAATTGGCGACCGGGTAAGATTGATGAATTATTTTATATTTATGAGGATAAAGCCATTTGGGGACTCACTGCTAAAATTTTAACGCATTTTATGGAAGTAATACGTTAAAAGAATAGGCTCCATGTCCGAATGAGACACGGAGCTTTGTCTCACCTTCGCAGTTTTGCAATCAAACGCAGAATTTCAAGGTAAAGCCAGACCAATGTCACCATCAGCCCGAATGCACCATACCATTCCATATATTTTGGTGCCTGGCGCTTTACACCTCTTTCAATCAGGTCAAAATCAAGTGCCAGATTCAATGCAGCCACAATAACAATCCCAACGCTAATCAGGATGCCGATTGGGCCGCTGTTGTGCAGGTATAGGACATCATGCATTCCAAACAGTCGCATAATGAAGGTTGCCAAATATGCGAGTAAAATGGCACCTGTTGCACAAAGTACGCCAATCCTGAATTTTTTGGTAACCTTGATCAGTCCGGTTTTGTACAACAGTAACATGAAAAGAAGAACGCCAAATGTCAGCATTGCAGCCTGCATAGTTATGCCATAATACTGTGATTCATACATTGCTGATATTCCGCCGAGTACCAGGCCTTCAGCAAGTGCATATGGAATAGACGTAAACGGAGAAGCCTTTGGAACAAAAATTGTAATCAATGCCAGAATAAACCCGGCAATTAAACCGAGTATCAGTAAGCCTGTCACGGTAGAGGTGTTACCATTGAAATATTGATTCCAAGTGAATAGTGCCGTGATAAGCAAAGCGAGAAACAAAAACATCGTCCGATTAACTGTTCCCTGCAAGGTCATCCGGTTTGCAATATAATCTCCGGACTGAAACGCTTTATTGCTCCATGCCGGATTTGCAGTTTGTGAATAGGATCCTAAACGAGCCAAATTAATCACTCCTCTCAAACCTATTGTATGCTTGTTTATTACATATTAGGAGGTACTTATCTATGTCTAGTCACAAAACAATTCAATCATCTGGAATGTACTGGATGAGACAAGGAGTCTGTCTTTTTGTCTCCTCATCACATTAAATTCCTCATAATGACATAAGCCATGTACAGTACATACGCGGCAACCAGTATCATGCCCTCAGTTTTTCCGACTCTGTAGCTGGTTCTTGAGAAAATGAGCAAGAGCCCGGTCAGGAGGATCATTAATAAGGAATCAGCGAAAACCTGGCTGTCAACAGCAAGCGGTGAAATAACAGAGGCACTTCCGAGAACGAGCAGGATATTAAATATATTACTTCCGACGATATTTCCGACTGCAATCTCACTTTCTTTTTTGACAGCTGCCGTGACAGATGTTATCAATTCCGGTAATGACGTGCCGACTGCCACAATGGTCAGTCCAACCATGGTTTCGCTCATTCCAAATGAAATGGCGATGTCTGTTGCATTACTGACAACCAGTTCCCCGCCAAAAATAATTGCTGCCAGACCACCAATCGTTAATGCGATGTTTTTTACCCATGAATTTGTTTTGCTGTCCTCGCTTTGATCGTTAACTTCATCTTTGGATGTTCTGGCAACTTCGAACAAATAGTATAAGAAAATCGCAAAGAACAGCAGGAAAATCAGTCCGTCACTTCTTGTCAGCAGGTTTTCTCCCAGCGACTGAAGGCGGATATCACTAATCAGGATAAGAAAAGCTATACTAGCTAATAAGGTAAACGGGATCTGTTTGCGGATGGTCTCCCGTTTTACTGACAGCGGATTCAGGATTGCTGTCAGACCAACAACCAGCGTAATATTAAAAATATTGCTTCCGATTACATTACCAATCGAAACGCCCGCACTTTCCTCCAATGCAGCAACAATACTGACGGTTCCTTCCGGCGAGCTTGTACCAAACGCTACAATTGTTAAACCAATCAATAATGGGGAAACATGCAGTGCCCGGGCGATTTTTGAAGCACCTTCAACAAAGAAATCAGCACCTTTAATTAGCAGAGCAAATCCCACAATTAATAACATATAAGTCACACGAACCTACCCTTTCAAACTGGACTAAGACTAGTTTATACCAAAAGTTGGGTTAACACTATTATTTTCTGAAAGACCAAATCTGCAAAAAAGATAATACGGAATATTATGCAAATTGGCAACAATAAGGAGGAATTTCCCATTTTTTGACGAAACTTACATATAGAGAGATAAGTAAGGCATTGGGGGTGTTAACGTGGCATGGCTTAATCGAGGGGATTTACGTATTCATTATGAATGGATTGAATCGGATAACCCGCATACAGAAGAAACAATGCTTCTGGTACACGGGGTAGGACTGGATTACTACTCGTGGGATTTTATTATTCCTTATTTCCGCAAGAATTATCATATTGTACGATACGATTTCAGGGGACATGGCGGAAGTGATGCGGGTGACGAGAAACTGACAGTTGAATTGTTATCTCAGGATCTGAATCACCTTATTTCTGAACTTCGGATAAAGTCATTACATATCGTTGCGCAGGGATTTGGCGGGTTGATAGCTATACATTCTGCGGCACAAAATGTACATATTCTAAAAACGCTTGTATTAATTGCAGTCCCGATTCAGTATCCGAAGCAACTCGCGGACAAGGTTGTGAATGGCCGAAAAGAAAAGATCCAGGGACAGCAGTCAGTATTGACACTGGGAAAGGAAATAGTAAAGTCAATTTGTTATCCCTCTACTGAAGAAAAAATCAAACCATTGCTTGATGCTTACCGTAAAGTGTCACCTGAAGTTTATTTTGCGCTGTTTCATTCGGGAGAGTTGGAAGCTGCTTTAGACAAGTTTCAGCGTATCGAAATACCAATTCTTATTTTATCAGGCTCGGAAGACACGACATATCCCCCGGAACTAAATAGTGCAAATCTGAATTTCAATTACAATGCGAGGTATTTTACCGTTCCGTATGCTTCGTTTATGATTCAGATGGATCAGCCGAAAATAACATTTGATTGGATTAATCGTTTTATTGAAAAAAATAAGGGTAACAGAAATACGTCTGAATACGACTTTCATAAAGACCTCACAATCCAAATGTATACAGAAATCAGAGGGAGGATGAATCAGAAGGAAGCCCCGGTTCGAACGGCTAATCAGCTGAAAGTAAATATTATGCATGGTTTCAGTGTTCATATTAATGGCAGGAGAATTACGGAGGGATGGGGGAAACGAAAAGCAAAACAAATTCTCACTTACCTTGTCATTCAGGAGTCAGCAACCCGCGATGATTTATGTGATGTTTTTTGGCCGGAAGTTAATATAACAAACGCCCGTAACCGGCTGCGTGTCTCCTTACATTATTTGAAGCAGCTGTTGGCCGTAAATGATAAAGGTAACAGCCTGCCGATACTCGTCACCGAGCGGGAACACGTTTATTTGCAGGGAGAAATTCAATCCGATTTGCTCAACCATATAAAAGCAATCAAAGATGCCCATTTGACGAAAGAAGCAAATGAAAAAGGAGAAAAATATAAACAAATACTAAGTGAGAGAACAGATAATCCGATGCCAGGCTTGTATGAAGACTGGTTTTTGAAGCAGCGTAATTGGATTGAGAGTGAATGGGAAGAAATGGAGAAACACCTTACTGATTCATAATATTTTTTTACAATACGCTTGATTGTAATGATGCTGTAATGGCGAATCTGTTATTATATCTTTTACAGAATTTTCACGCGTCGGTAGCAGGAGAAAGGAAGAAAACAGAAAAAGGCAAACCTGTTGAAAAACAGGGACGCAAAGTCACAGGTCTAAGGTTTAATGGAATTATGATGGCTGGGCTGCCTGAAATGCGAATGTATTTTAGGAGGGGGAGTATGGGGGAGGAAGTAATTACAGGACTTGATCGGGAGTGGGTAGAACTGATTTCGGAGGCGAAGCGGCAAGGAATAACCAAGGACGATTTGCATGATCTTTTCAGTGGAAGCGGCAAAAAATGTGTTATGGAGGATAATCTAATCGTCAGTATTAAAAACAGACCCGCTTGGCAGAGTAGTCGAAAGTAATTTAAAGAGAAAATATGAGAATAAAACATTCGCCCTTTCTGATGAGGAAAGGCTTTTTTTGTGCCAAAAATATTCCAGTACTATAAAAATCAGGAAGCAGTAAAATAATGAAATGGCTATCTCGCCGATATGGCTCCAATCCGACCTCCAGCCTCTGACTTCTGTAAAAACGAGGCGAATGCCGAGTTTCTCTGTTTGACAGGACGGGATTATTTATTATATAGTTAATTCAACAATGTTGAATCAAAATAAACTTGATTGAATAGTATATAGAAACGGATAAATTTTTCATAATCAGCAAGGTTTTTGCAAATGCAAATACCTATTTATGTATCAATGGTGTAAGCGCATTCATAAACTATTTTTTAAAAATTAGAGGAGGGTGAATCATGGGACGTTGGCCGGAGTTTGTTCAGATTAAGGAAGTTGGACCGCGTGACGGACTGCAGAATGAGAAGAAACATGTTTCAACGGCAGACAAGGTGCACTGGATTAATATGCTTTCCGATTCGGGAGTTAAGGAAATCGAGTATTCATCATTCGTTCATCCGAAGTGGGTACCTGCGTTATCTGATGCGCACGAAGTCGGTCAGAAAATCAAGCGCAATCCGGATGTCCGTTATTCTGCACTGGTTCCAAATATGAAAGGCCTGGAACTTGCACTGGAAGCTGGCATTGACGGCGCCTCCGTATTCATGTCCGCCAGTGAATCGCATAACAAGAAAAATATTAATAAATCAATTGATGAAACGTATCCGATACTGCAGGAAGTCATTAATGAAGCAAAGCAAGCCGGCAAACATGTAACGGGTTATGTATCGACCGTATTCGATTGCCCGTATGAAGGTAAAATCACACCTGAACAGGTCGTTCGTGTTTGCGATAGACTGTTCGAATTTGGCGTTGATGACATTTCGCTTGGTGACACGATTGGCACGGCTGTACCTTCACAGGTCGACCAGCTTCTGGATGTTGTACTCGCGCGTTTCTCAAAAGAAAAAATAATTATGCATTACCATGACACAAGAGGTATGGCCATTGCCAATATTATGGCGTCAATGGAATATGGAATTACCCGCTTTGACAGTTCAATCGGCGGTCTGGGCGGTTGCCCGTATGCTCCGGGTGCTGCGGGTAATGTGGCAACGAACGATGTATTATACTTGCTGCACGGACTTGGAATTGAGACAGGAATGAACGATAAAAAACTTCAGGAAGCAGCACTTTATATTCAAAATAAACTTGGAAAAACCCTTCCGAGTAAGTCGCTTGCATACACCGCAAGCCAGCTTTGAAAGTGTCATCCGGGTGAACGGGAAAAGGATAGTTGACAGCTATAAAAGTCATTATTTTCGTTTAGCGTATCGGAAATGATGACTTTCTGTTTTTTTGCGTAACACCCGTTCTTGCCTTAACAAAAAAAATAATCTATCCTAAGATAAAAGAACATCGTAAACAATTCGAAGGCGGAAGGAGAGAATTCCCATAGACATACAAAACATTGGAAAAAAAGTAAAACAAGCACGCGTGCGTTGCAAAAAAACACAGCAGCAAATAGCAGATCAGTGCGGCATCTCCAAAAGCCTGTTGTCAAAAATAGAAAATGGACAAACATCATCCGCCGTTGCAACGTTATCGAAAATCAGTGAAGCAATGGATGTACCACTGTCCTGGGTCCTGGACGGGCATCCTGAAACAGATCTTGTCGTGCTTCCAAAAGCAGAACGGCGAATAAGTGCGAACGATGAAAATATGGGGTATTCCTTTGAACTGCTTGCGAACAGATCCCGCTTTTCACGGATTGAGCCGACAATAGTACATGTCACCCCAAAGGACACAAATCTGAGGCATGAACCGTATACCCATTCACAGGACGAGTTTATTTATATTGTGGAAGGCTCGATTGATTTGTTTTACGACGGGGAAAAGCAGATCATGGAAAAAGGGGATACGGCTTATTTCAGAGGTGTCAAACCGCATTTATTCATCCCGGTGGATAATGACGGGGCCAAAGTGCTGACAGTATTTATTGACAGTGACGCCTAGGTTGCAGCAAACAGAATGCGCGGACATTTATTCCGTTATTTATAGTAAAAACACTGTTTTGACGATGTTTACGGACATATGTTCCGCTAATCATCAAAAAAAGCAGCAATTCCTTTCAGATTTTGTTTGCTAACGGAAAATATGTCCGGCAAAACAGTAAATTCAGTGTAATTTTTAAAAATAACGGAAAATATGTCCTCCAAAAAGGCGATACCAAATAATAACAAAACGCTTGAACGCAATTTGCCGGTTCAAGCGTTTTTTCTATACGTATTGTACGTTTTTCTTTTTGAAACCGGTACTGACAATGAACACAAGTCCGTAAACCAATGACATCAATAAGCCGTATGCTCCATAACTCATCCCGAATGCAATATTTCCGCCAAACAACGGTGTAATAAAGATCAGGTAAAGCGGATACTGGATGGATGCGATCATATCCAACAGCACATTATTGTACATCAGGTGTTCAAATCTGGTGATGACAAATACGATTATCCCAGAAGTGACGCCAGCAATTGTAAAGATCCTGAATATCTTATTTCCTTTTCTGGCGTACAAAAATAAAATGAGCACAAACAAAAGTGATACAAGTAAGTTCAGCATATTCATATTTGAGTCAGGATGCTTAATGGAAGGCATAAAATTGACTGAAAATGCCAATGAATAGGACAAAATCAATACTAATAAGAGCTTATAGTTCATACTAATTCCCCTTCATATATTTACTCTACAAGTTATTTTACCATAAAAAACCAAACAGAATTCGAAATTCTTTAATAAATTCAAAATAAATAGGCCTTTTGATTTATTTATGAAGGAAAAAAGTGTAAAATAAAGACAAGGAGGGAGTACGATGTATACGGTAAAGGTTATAAACGAACGGAAAAAAATTGCAATGCTGAAATGGGAAGGTATGGTAAAGGAAAGTGAAGTGAAAGAGGCAACAAGGGAACTGGATGCAGTATATAAGCAATTTGGAAGTCAGAAATTTTATTTAATGGTTGATGTAAAAGACATGAAAGTTTTCAGTCCTGATGCCAAGGTCGCAATCGGTGAGCAGCAAAAATGGATTCGGTCAAAAATCCACAAAGTTGGCGGCGTAATGGATAAAAAGCTGATTGAGAGACAGCTGGAGGAAGTCAGCAAGGAATCAAAAGTTGATGAACTCGAAGTACCATTTCCAAGTTATGAAAAAGCCTTGGAGTTTTTGGATGACCTAGCCTCTAATAAATCGGAAGTTTAGCCGATATAAAAAGAAACATCGCGTTTAGGGGGTAGGGATTTGATTAAAAATTTGTTCAAAAAAGAAGTACATACACCTGTAGAACCTGAGATTCAAAGCAATGAGTCGGAAGAAAAGGAAATTGAAATAAAAGAAAAGCTGAATCAGTTTTCCGGTAACTTGGCTTCGTTGGCAGAGAAGGCAAACTCGCAGGCAAATGAAAATAAAAACTACGTTGACAGTATAACAGACAGCTCGGTGAAACAGGCTGAGAAATCCATGCAGAATACGCTCTTAATAGAAGAACTGAATGAGCTTATTTCCAAAATCGATGATAGGTCCGGAAGTGTGGAAATAAAGATCGATAAAACAAAAAAAACCACTGAAGATGGAGAAGAAACAATCATCAAGCTGAAAAATATTTCGATGGAAAACCTGGACATATCTCAGCAAATTGTCACGGATATATTAGATTTGAATAAGCAGATTGAACAAATTAGCACTTTCACAGAAACGATAAAGAAAATTGCTAAACAAACCGATTTATTATCGTTGAATGCGTCTATTGAGGCGGCAAAAGCCGGAGAATACGGAAGCGGGTTTGCAGTCGTGGCCGAAGAAGTACGGAAACTGGCGGAGCAATCAGCGACTGCAACGAAAGATATCGAGGAAACAATTGTGGTTGTTGAAGAACAGGTCAAACACACGGTTGAGCACATTGAAAAAACGAATGATATCGCCGGTAAACAGGATGAAGTCGTAAAGGAGACCAATGAATCCTTTAATAATATCGTTGCTACGGTTGAAGAAATCAAAGAAGCATTATTAATGGTGAATGAAAGTGCAAATGAAATCAGACAAAAGAATGAAGAGTTGAGCAATAATAATGTAGAAATCCAGGAAATCAGCGAAGAAAACACAGAACAAGCATACCAGTCAGCTGAAAGTATGGAAGAATTAACGAATTCCACGAAAGAAGTGGCAAAACATGCGGAGGAATTGGCTGATTATGCTGGGGACTTTGAAAAAGAGAAGATTGGAACGAGCTAATGAAAACCGCTGCACCCTTAATGAGGATGCAGCGGTTTTTTACGCTGGAAAAATTATTTTGCAATAGGTTGTTCCTTTTTCCGTTTCGCTTCCGATTTATTAATGATCGACGTTCCGGCCAAGTCACCGGTAACATTCAAGGCAGTACAGCCCATTCCGACAAGTACATCAATGGCAGTCAATAGTCCGACTGCTTCCATTGGCAGTCCTACCTGTGCAAAGACAGTGGCTATCATAATAATGCCGGCACCGGGAACTCCTGCAGTACCAACAGATGCCAGTGTACCAATCAGTACGACCTGCAGCATGTCGGCAAAGCTGAGCGGGTCACCGATTACATTTGCTGCAAAGACAGCTGATACAGCTATACGGATAGCCGCACCATCCATATTCATGGTGGCGCCTAATGGTAAGCTAAAGCCATAAAGGCTCTTGGACAGCTTCAAATTTTTCGCAGCATCCAATGTTATTGGCAATGTACCCGAACTGCTTTGTGTAACAAAAGCAGTTACCATAGGTGTGCGTGCCTTTGAAAAGAATTGTTTTATATTTACTTTTGATAAAATCATGAAAATAATGTAAAACACAAGCTGAACTATTAGTGCAACATAGAGTACGCCTACCATACTGCCAAGTTCAATTAACGCATCTGCCCCCTGGTTGCCGACGACATCTGCAATAATGGCAAAAATCCCGATTGGTATATATTGTATGATAACCCGCATGATGTTCAACGTTGCTTCATTTAATCCATTTACAACGTTATAAACACTTTCGCCGAGTTCACCATATTCTTTTGACGACCTTAAAGCAGAAATCGCAATTCCAAACGCAAGTGCGGTGAAAATAATTCCCAGCAGATTGAGTTCACTGAAAGCAGTTATAATATTTTCCGGAACGATACTTAAGATAACACTTGTGACGCCTGGATTTTCAGGTACTTCAAATTTTTCGCTTGTATCAAGCGTCATCCCGGTACCCGGATCGAACAAGCTCGCGACAGAGATTCCAACGATGATGGCGAAAGCAGATGTGAGTACGTAATATCCAAACACCTTTCCGCCCATGCGCCCCAGATCACCCATTTTTGACTGATTGACCCCGACAATTAATGTAAACAGTACAAGTGGTACAATCAGAAACTTAAGCAGACGGAGCAGCAAATCCCCGAAAGGCGCCAGGACAGATGCATCCGGTCCAAAGATTAACCCGACGATAATACCAAGAATGAGTGCAATGGTGATTTTCAAAATAAGCGACGCCTCAATATAACTTCTCCAAATGGCCTTCATATAATCCCCCTTTGTATTAAGCATATATTTAAAAGCTCCGATTAACAAAGCTTTTTAATATTAATCCTATAAAATTAATCGGAATTCAATTATTCAACATACAGCACATCCTATGCATTGTCAAAACCACTGCTCATGTTTCTACGTGTTTTATTTTCCCCAATACTGCTGGAAAAAACAGATAATATTTGGGAAAGAAGGTGATTTGGAAATAAATGTCGAAATGTACTGGAAGAGGTGACTAATATAATGAATAATGTG
The genomic region above belongs to Virgibacillus doumboii and contains:
- a CDS encoding calcium/sodium antiporter, which produces MTYMLLIVGFALLIKGADFFVEGASKIARALHVSPLLIGLTIVAFGTSSPEGTVSIVAALEESAGVSIGNVIGSNIFNITLVVGLTAILNPLSVKRETIRKQIPFTLLASIAFLILISDIRLQSLGENLLTRSDGLIFLLFFAIFLYYLFEVARTSKDEVNDQSEDSKTNSWVKNIALTIGGLAAIIFGGELVVSNATDIAISFGMSETMVGLTIVAVGTSLPELITSVTAAVKKESEIAVGNIVGSNIFNILLVLGSASVISPLAVDSQVFADSLLMILLTGLLLIFSRTSYRVGKTEGMILVAAYVLYMAYVIMRNLM
- a CDS encoding methyl-accepting chemotaxis protein, translating into MIKNLFKKEVHTPVEPEIQSNESEEKEIEIKEKLNQFSGNLASLAEKANSQANENKNYVDSITDSSVKQAEKSMQNTLLIEELNELISKIDDRSGSVEIKIDKTKKTTEDGEETIIKLKNISMENLDISQQIVTDILDLNKQIEQISTFTETIKKIAKQTDLLSLNASIEAAKAGEYGSGFAVVAEEVRKLAEQSATATKDIEETIVVVEEQVKHTVEHIEKTNDIAGKQDEVVKETNESFNNIVATVEEIKEALLMVNESANEIRQKNEELSNNNVEIQEISEENTEQAYQSAESMEELTNSTKEVAKHAEELADYAGDFEKEKIGTS
- a CDS encoding NUDIX hydrolase, translating into MELDKINSKLKNHSPFVLGHQEFSKFAVLLPLVLKDNEIHILFEVRSHKMRRQPGEICFPGGRMDKEDKTEQDTAVRETTEELGIIRDQIKDVFPLDYLVSPYGMIVYPYTGLITESESIKPNPSEVDEVFQVPLSFFIENPPKIHHIYSKIEPEEGFPYELIPGGENYNWRPGKIDELFYIYEDKAIWGLTAKILTHFMEVIR
- a CDS encoding dicarboxylate/amino acid:cation symporter translates to MKAIWRSYIEASLILKITIALILGIIVGLIFGPDASVLAPFGDLLLRLLKFLIVPLVLFTLIVGVNQSKMGDLGRMGGKVFGYYVLTSAFAIIVGISVASLFDPGTGMTLDTSEKFEVPENPGVTSVILSIVPENIITAFSELNLLGIIFTALAFGIAISALRSSKEYGELGESVYNVVNGLNEATLNIMRVIIQYIPIGIFAIIADVVGNQGADALIELGSMVGVLYVALIVQLVFYIIFMILSKVNIKQFFSKARTPMVTAFVTQSSSGTLPITLDAAKNLKLSKSLYGFSLPLGATMNMDGAAIRIAVSAVFAANVIGDPLSFADMLQVVLIGTLASVGTAGVPGAGIIMIATVFAQVGLPMEAVGLLTAIDVLVGMGCTALNVTGDLAGTSIINKSEAKRKKEQPIAK
- a CDS encoding helix-turn-helix domain-containing protein is translated as MGKKVKQARVRCKKTQQQIADQCGISKSLLSKIENGQTSSAVATLSKISEAMDVPLSWVLDGHPETDLVVLPKAERRISANDENMGYSFELLANRSRFSRIEPTIVHVTPKDTNLRHEPYTHSQDEFIYIVEGSIDLFYDGEKQIMEKGDTAYFRGVKPHLFIPVDNDGAKVLTVFIDSDA
- a CDS encoding anti-repressor SinI family protein, yielding MGEEVITGLDREWVELISEAKRQGITKDDLHDLFSGSGKKCVMEDNLIVSIKNRPAWQSSRK
- a CDS encoding hydroxymethylglutaryl-CoA lyase, whose translation is MGRWPEFVQIKEVGPRDGLQNEKKHVSTADKVHWINMLSDSGVKEIEYSSFVHPKWVPALSDAHEVGQKIKRNPDVRYSALVPNMKGLELALEAGIDGASVFMSASESHNKKNINKSIDETYPILQEVINEAKQAGKHVTGYVSTVFDCPYEGKITPEQVVRVCDRLFEFGVDDISLGDTIGTAVPSQVDQLLDVVLARFSKEKIIMHYHDTRGMAIANIMASMEYGITRFDSSIGGLGGCPYAPGAAGNVATNDVLYLLHGLGIETGMNDKKLQEAALYIQNKLGKTLPSKSLAYTASQL
- a CDS encoding Bax inhibitor-1/YccA family protein; translated protein: MARLGSYSQTANPAWSNKAFQSGDYIANRMTLQGTVNRTMFLFLALLITALFTWNQYFNGNTSTVTGLLILGLIAGFILALITIFVPKASPFTSIPYALAEGLVLGGISAMYESQYYGITMQAAMLTFGVLLFMLLLYKTGLIKVTKKFRIGVLCATGAILLAYLATFIMRLFGMHDVLYLHNSGPIGILISVGIVIVAALNLALDFDLIERGVKRQAPKYMEWYGAFGLMVTLVWLYLEILRLIAKLRR
- a CDS encoding alpha/beta hydrolase; protein product: MAWLNRGDLRIHYEWIESDNPHTEETMLLVHGVGLDYYSWDFIIPYFRKNYHIVRYDFRGHGGSDAGDEKLTVELLSQDLNHLISELRIKSLHIVAQGFGGLIAIHSAAQNVHILKTLVLIAVPIQYPKQLADKVVNGRKEKIQGQQSVLTLGKEIVKSICYPSTEEKIKPLLDAYRKVSPEVYFALFHSGELEAALDKFQRIEIPILILSGSEDTTYPPELNSANLNFNYNARYFTVPYASFMIQMDQPKITFDWINRFIEKNKGNRNTSEYDFHKDLTIQMYTEIRGRMNQKEAPVRTANQLKVNIMHGFSVHINGRRITEGWGKRKAKQILTYLVIQESATRDDLCDVFWPEVNITNARNRLRVSLHYLKQLLAVNDKGNSLPILVTEREHVYLQGEIQSDLLNHIKAIKDAHLTKEANEKGEKYKQILSERTDNPMPGLYEDWFLKQRNWIESEWEEMEKHLTDS